In Alkalihalobacterium alkalinitrilicum, a genomic segment contains:
- a CDS encoding AbrB/MazE/SpoVT family DNA-binding domain-containing protein, protein MNVCKISNRGLITFSKKVREQLNLANGKLYSVYVYHKDKTIIIEPLLEESTHNQCVFHQGRITIPKEIRNLLNIGPNDHFIVEGIGERIFLKKEY, encoded by the coding sequence GTGAATGTATGTAAAATATCCAACCGTGGCTTAATTACTTTTTCAAAAAAAGTCAGGGAGCAACTAAACCTTGCCAACGGAAAACTATACTCTGTTTATGTTTACCATAAAGACAAGACGATTATTATCGAACCCCTTTTAGAAGAATCCACACATAATCAATGTGTGTTTCATCAAGGAAGAATTACAATTCCTAAGGAGATTAGAAATCTACTAAACATTGGTCCAAATGATCATTTTATCGTCGAAGGCATAGGGGAGAGAATATTTTTAAAAAAAGAATATTAA
- a CDS encoding HAMP domain-containing sensor histidine kinase — protein MEAQADTEVVITNTNRDIIKTSSPIDSATQFILEKENFSHAEGGHILQSDWKKEKYIATVSPFNDGKGNQGYVYMLKSTDHIQAFITHLNRHFLLAIVLILLFLFITIIFLLKVLTKPLVSMKEATKKISNGDFSVTVPIKSNDEIGELSKSIQSLANDLNYLKKERNEFLASISHELRTPLTYIKGYADIGRRKTLSETERMKYLYIIHEESERVYLLLQELFDLAKMDQNMFTIQTERVNLKQFISSIYEKARLVFHNQEKELLFMCTSEPIVDIDPRRFEQVILNLLDNALKYSPEKSITLIEVQSMNNEILIKLQDEGNGIPSEDLPHIFNRLYRVDKSRSRLTGGFGLGLAIVKEIVEAHNADIIVESKVGEGTCFIIRLKEISDENRTIS, from the coding sequence ATGGAAGCACAAGCAGATACTGAAGTGGTCATCACAAATACAAACCGAGACATAATAAAAACCTCGAGTCCGATAGACTCTGCTACTCAATTTATACTTGAAAAAGAAAACTTTAGTCATGCAGAAGGTGGACATATTCTGCAATCTGATTGGAAAAAGGAAAAATATATAGCAACGGTATCGCCATTTAATGATGGAAAAGGAAATCAAGGATACGTTTATATGCTTAAAAGTACAGATCATATTCAGGCATTTATTACCCATTTAAACCGCCATTTTCTTTTGGCTATAGTTCTTATTCTCTTATTTCTTTTCATTACGATTATCTTCTTATTAAAAGTATTAACGAAACCACTTGTCTCGATGAAGGAGGCGACGAAGAAAATTAGTAATGGAGATTTTTCAGTCACTGTCCCAATTAAGTCGAATGATGAAATCGGTGAGTTATCGAAATCAATTCAATCGTTAGCTAATGATTTGAATTATTTAAAAAAGGAACGCAATGAATTTTTGGCAAGTATTTCTCATGAACTTCGCACACCGCTAACTTATATTAAAGGCTATGCGGATATTGGAAGAAGAAAAACATTATCGGAAACTGAAAGAATGAAGTACTTGTATATCATCCATGAGGAATCTGAGCGTGTCTATCTACTGTTACAAGAATTATTTGATCTTGCCAAAATGGATCAAAACATGTTTACGATTCAAACGGAACGAGTCAATCTAAAACAGTTCATATCTTCCATCTATGAAAAAGCTCGACTCGTTTTCCATAATCAAGAAAAAGAATTGTTGTTTATGTGTACATCGGAACCGATTGTCGACATTGATCCGCGGCGATTTGAACAAGTGATCTTAAATCTATTAGATAATGCCCTTAAATATTCGCCAGAAAAGTCCATTACCTTGATCGAAGTACAAAGCATGAATAACGAAATTCTTATTAAACTCCAAGATGAAGGTAACGGCATCCCTAGTGAAGATTTACCACACATTTTTAACCGATTATATCGTGTTGATAAATCCCGTTCTAGGTTAACAGGTGGTTTTGGTTTAGGGTTGGCGATTGTAAAAGAAATTGTTGAAGCTCACAATGCTGATATAATAGTTGAAAGTAAAGTTGGCGAAGGGACATGTTTTATTATTCGTTTGAAGGAGATTAGTGATGAAAACCGTACTATTAGTTGA
- a CDS encoding response regulator transcription factor: protein MKTVLLVDDEKRMLDLLDLYITPYGYECIKETSGIEAIASLEKQNVDIVILDIMMPEMDGWTTLEKIRQFSNVPIIMLTARNDKGDIVKGLKKGADDYVSKPFDEGELLARIEAIIRRTSDKTEDGPLSFHGLTVDLTTIEVQYQNKKIPMTPKEFALLELFLTYQNKVFSRDHLLSTLWGLKADTEDRTIDSHIRNLREKLRNAGFPADEHLKTVWGIGYKWS from the coding sequence ATGAAAACCGTACTATTAGTTGATGATGAAAAACGTATGCTCGACCTCCTAGATTTATATATCACACCTTATGGCTATGAATGTATTAAGGAAACCTCAGGAATTGAAGCCATTGCATCCTTAGAAAAACAGAATGTAGACATTGTCATTCTTGATATTATGATGCCTGAAATGGATGGTTGGACTACCCTTGAAAAAATTCGGCAATTTTCGAACGTTCCGATCATTATGCTCACAGCTAGAAATGATAAGGGAGATATCGTAAAAGGGTTAAAAAAAGGTGCAGATGATTATGTGTCCAAACCTTTTGACGAAGGGGAATTACTTGCTAGAATAGAAGCGATCATTCGACGTACAAGTGATAAAACCGAAGACGGTCCTTTGTCTTTTCATGGATTAACAGTCGATCTAACGACGATCGAAGTTCAGTATCAAAATAAAAAAATTCCGATGACACCGAAAGAATTTGCGCTGCTCGAATTATTTTTAACCTATCAAAATAAAGTGTTCTCGAGAGATCACCTTCTATCCACTCTCTGGGGGCTTAAAGCAGATACTGAGGATCGCACCATTGATTCCCATATTCGAAACCTTAGGGAAAAACTTCGTAATGCGGGATTTCCTGCCGATGAACATTTGAAAACAGTATGGGGTATTGGGTATAAGTGGAGTTGA